A portion of the Musa acuminata AAA Group cultivar baxijiao chromosome BXJ1-1, Cavendish_Baxijiao_AAA, whole genome shotgun sequence genome contains these proteins:
- the LOC135672395 gene encoding cytochrome P450 89A2-like, which produces MEMWLLIFFSLVLSAVVVALLLEHGARNRRLPPGPPILAILGNFLYHRWFLLKPEDVLRELHARYGPIITVRLDLQLTILIADRTIAHKALVERGAFFSDRPAPTPAFRLFNGSRHIISSSAYGPIWRLLRRNLTSEILHPARVKLYAGGRAWVLGVLTQHLRSQADSHDGVVVPIENFQFAMFCLLCLMCFGEKLDEKAVRDIKDAQRSRLLYASKLRVLNFVPCISRHLFRNRLKTAMEMGERRTQLYLPLIEARKRYKQQHLQKMTSSKEKERFVVSYVDSLLDIELPEEGGRKLSDNEVVSLCSEFLTGGTDTTSTALQWIMANLVKHQGIQAKLREEIERAAAGSGEEEDIKAEDLQKMPYLKAVIMEGLRRHPPAHFLPLRAVTEDVTLCGYLIPRGATVNFFVAGMNWDEKAWEEPMEFKPERFLGIEGGAVDITGSREIKMMPFGAGRRICPGLGLARLHLQYFVANLVRRFEWKAVEGEEVDLSEKVEFAVVMKNPLRARIIPRRKT; this is translated from the coding sequence ATGGAGATGTGGCTACTCATCTTCTTCTCCCTCGTCTTATCTGCTGTCGTCGTCGCCCTCCTCCTCGAACATGGAGCCAGGAATCGAAGGCTACCGCCCGGCCCACCGATTTTGGCGATCCTCGGCAACTTCCTGTACCACCGCTGGTTCCTCCTAAAGCCGGAGGACGTCCTGCGAGAGCTCCACGCGCGGTACGGCCCCATCATAACGGTCCGCCTCGACTTGCAACTCACCATCTTAATCGCCGACCGCACCATCGCGCACAAGGCGCTCGTCGAGCGCGGGGCCTTCTTCTCCGACCGTCCCGCCCCCACGCCGGCCTTCCGATTATTCAACGGAAGTCGGCACATCATCTCTTCCAGTGCCTACGGTCCGATCTGGCGCCTCCTCCGCCGCAACCTCACCTCGGAGATCCTCCACCCCGCCCGCGTCAAGCTGTACGCCGGCGGCCGAGCCTGGGTCCTCGGCGTCCTCACCCAGCACCTCCGGTCCCAGGCCGACTCCCACGACGGCGTGGTCGTTCCCATAGAGAACTTCCAGTTCGCCATGTTCTGTTTGCTGTGCCTCATGTGCTTTGGCGAGAAGCTAGACGAGAAGGCCGTCAGGGACATCAAGGACGCGCAGCGGAGCCGCCTCCTATACGCCAGCAAGCTCCGCGTGCTAAACTTCGTACCATGTATCTCAAGGCACCTGTTTCGCAATCGATTGAAGACGGCCATGGAGATGGGGGAGAGACGGACGCAACTTTACCTTCCCCTGATCGAAGCCCGAAAGCGGTACAAGCAGCAGCACCTGCAAAAGATGACGTcgagcaaagaaaaagaaagattcgtGGTTTCTTACGTGGATTCCCTGCTCGACATCGAACTCCCGGAGGAAGGTGGAAGGAAGCTCTCTGACAACGAGGTGGTGTCCCTGTGCTCGGAGTTCCTGACCGGGGGCACGGACACGACGTCGACCGCGCTGCAGTGGATCATGGCGAACCTGGTGAAGCACCAAGGCATTCAAGCAAAGCTGCGGGAAGAGATCGAGCGGGCCGCCGCGGGGAGCGGCGAGGAGGAGGATATCAAAGCGGAGGACCTGCAGAAGATGCCGTACCTGAAGGCGGTGATCATGGAGGGTCTGCGGCGGCACCCGCCCGCCCACTTCCTGCCGCTGCGCGCGGTGACGGAGGACGTGACCCTGTGCGGGTATCTAATTCCCAGGGGGGCGACGGTCAACTTCTTCGTGGCGGGGATGAACTGGGACGAGAAGGCGTGGGAGGAGCCGATGGAGTTCAAGCCGGAGAGATTCCTGGGCATTGAAGGAGGGGCGGTGGACATCACGGGGAGCAGGGAGATCAAGATGATGCCGTTCGGGGCGGGGAGGCGGATATGCCCGGGGCTGGGACTGGCCAGGCTCCACTTGCAGTACTTTGTAGCCAACCTGGTGAGGAGGTTCGAGTGGAAAGCCGTGGAGGGCGAGGAGGTCGACCTGAGCGAGAAGGTCGAGTTTGCTGTCGTCATGAAGAATCCACTGAGAGCTCGTATCATTCCGAGGAGGAAGACTTAG